A stretch of Clostridium sp. BJN0001 DNA encodes these proteins:
- a CDS encoding VWA-like domain-containing protein, which translates to MDFKSKRVSLLQRAYKNSNNKEFDEQFTFDFFSLIEDVVLYMSSSEDSFFGYFMMNIKRKIRCDIESPIAVIPKRDGFNMYFNPHIFLECTKKEMAALFKHEIYHIMYMHYTRAKKMLQSISKEACEVALDISINQYINNLPLWSRKLNKVEREYNVSLMPDKTAEEYGKIINKSIKLREKSKDYSKDKNNDKKINDFELKDSHKLWEESNLNYDEIRSLIKKTAFSKVIKNIPEGLEEPIKALIYTPEIPWQNVLKMQITKVKSGYKKTTARLNRRQPNRYDLRGNLPEKKSKIAVVIDISASISEDEMKKFLIEIISIVKNNESEITVIECDDKIRSVYKLKDENDIKKRSKNNGSTLYSPVFEYLKENRMKDYLVIYFTDGVSEKKLSIKPVNRKIIWVISGSEEFSLKESYGIVKRINKDKKKVEGSISLEMVNSVIHDWAR; encoded by the coding sequence ATGGATTTTAAGTCAAAGCGTGTTTCACTTCTTCAAAGAGCATATAAAAATTCTAATAATAAAGAGTTTGATGAACAGTTTACTTTTGATTTCTTTTCACTTATAGAAGATGTTGTGCTTTATATGTCATCATCTGAGGATTCATTTTTTGGATATTTTATGATGAATATAAAGAGAAAAATAAGATGTGATATAGAATCTCCTATAGCAGTCATACCTAAAAGAGATGGGTTTAACATGTATTTTAATCCGCATATTTTTCTTGAGTGTACAAAAAAAGAAATGGCAGCATTATTTAAGCATGAGATATATCATATTATGTATATGCATTATACACGTGCAAAGAAGATGCTTCAGAGTATATCAAAGGAAGCCTGTGAAGTGGCACTTGATATTTCTATAAATCAGTATATAAATAATCTTCCGCTTTGGAGTAGAAAATTAAATAAAGTAGAGCGTGAATATAACGTATCTCTTATGCCTGACAAAACTGCAGAGGAGTATGGAAAGATAATAAATAAATCTATTAAATTAAGAGAAAAGTCTAAAGATTATAGTAAAGATAAAAATAATGATAAGAAGATAAATGATTTTGAATTAAAAGACAGTCATAAATTGTGGGAAGAGAGCAATCTTAATTACGATGAAATACGTTCTCTTATAAAGAAAACAGCTTTTTCAAAGGTAATAAAAAATATACCAGAAGGTCTTGAAGAGCCTATAAAAGCGCTTATTTATACTCCTGAAATTCCATGGCAAAACGTACTTAAAATGCAGATAACAAAAGTTAAATCAGGCTATAAAAAGACAACAGCACGTCTTAATAGAAGACAGCCTAATCGTTATGATTTAAGAGGAAATCTTCCAGAGAAAAAATCAAAGATTGCTGTAGTTATAGATATAAGTGCAAGTATAAGCGAAGATGAGATGAAAAAGTTTTTAATTGAAATTATATCAATTGTAAAAAATAATGAGTCAGAGATAACAGTTATAGAATGTGATGATAAAATAAGAAGCGTTTATAAATTAAAAGATGAAAATGATATAAAAAAGAGATCAAAAAATAATGGAAGTACACTTTATTCACCTGTTTTTGAGTATTTAAAAGAGAATAGAATGAAAGATTATTTAGTTATTTATTTTACAGATGGAGTTTCAGAGAAGAAACTTTCTATAAAACCTGTAAATAGGAAAATAATATGGGTTATTTCAGGATCTGAAGAATTTTCTTTAAAAGAATCATATGGAATAGTTAAAAGAATAAATAAAGATAAGAAAAAAGTAGAAGGCTCTATAAGTCTTGAAATGGTTAATTCTGTTATTCATGACTGGGCACGATAA
- a CDS encoding HesB-like protein yields the protein MKKITISEESYNEFKSFLEENNISDFNIRINFAGNSCSGPAFNISVSKPSEDDVTETVNDITFIMQKDLIDEFGGFIIDNNEYGLSLKPVIAPPSCGCSGDCSGCH from the coding sequence ATTAAAAAAATTACAATTAGTGAAGAATCTTATAACGAATTTAAATCTTTTCTAGAAGAAAATAATATTAGCGACTTTAATATAAGAATAAATTTTGCAGGAAATTCATGCAGTGGTCCAGCATTTAACATATCTGTTTCAAAACCATCAGAAGATGATGTAACAGAAACAGTAAATGATATAACATTTATAATGCAGAAAGATTTAATTGATGAATTCGGCGGATTTATCATTGATAACAACGAATACGGTTTATCATTAAAGCCAGTTATCGCTCCTCCATCTTGTGGATGTAGTGGAGATTGTTCTGGATGTCACTAA
- the leuS gene encoding leucine--tRNA ligase gives MEKYGTNIDAKWQKIWEENKTYKFDPSKLDKKLYTLEMFSYPSGAQLHAGHWFNYAPADTWARFKRMHGYNVFQPMGFDAFGLPAENYAIKTGIHPKDSTLKNIDTMEKQLKSMGAMFNWENEVITCMPEYYKWTQWLFLQLYKHNLAYRKNAPVNWCPSCNTVLANEQVVDGCCERCGTEVVRKDLTQWFFKITDYADELIDKLDTLDWPEKTKAMQKHWIGRSYGAEVKFKVKDSDLDFSVFTTRADTLNGVTYVVLAPENKLVDKLTTDENKKSVEDYKVYAAKQSEIERQSITKEKSGVFTGSYAINPINGREVPIWISDYVLSTYGTGCVMAVPAHDERDFAFATKFNLPIERVITNKDHTDPELPYCEHGYLVNSGKFDGLETTEAKKKLIEELEKEKNGKMKVNYRLRDWLVSRQRYWGAPIPVIHCDHCGIVPVPEDQLPVELPYDVEFTPDGKSPLSKSEKFMNTTCPVCGRPAKRDPDTLDTFVCSSWYYLRYPDNKNADMPFDPEIINKMLPVDKYVGGPEHACMHLLYARFVTKALRDMGYLKFDEPFLSLRHQGLILGPDGLKMSKSKGNTISPDKYIKMYGADVFRMYLEFGFAYSEGGAWSDDGIKSISKFVDRMERIIESCKELIDQNKGKNDSISSDEKELNYWRNSSIKGCGEDAEKMQFNTSIARIMEFVNSLNKYTQSKNINASLLTDTVNDLIKILAPFAPHFSEEMWNLMGHNTSIFNEKWPDFDKKALVKDEVEIAIQVNGKIKSKVTIASDASEDEIKEISLKDENIVKATEGKNIVKVIVIKGRLVNIVAK, from the coding sequence ATGGAAAAATACGGAACTAATATTGATGCTAAATGGCAGAAAATATGGGAAGAAAACAAAACTTATAAGTTTGATCCTAGTAAATTAGACAAAAAATTATATACTCTTGAAATGTTCTCATACCCATCAGGAGCTCAGCTTCATGCAGGACATTGGTTTAATTATGCACCTGCTGATACATGGGCAAGATTTAAGAGAATGCATGGATACAATGTATTTCAACCAATGGGCTTTGATGCTTTCGGACTTCCTGCTGAAAACTATGCAATAAAAACAGGAATTCATCCAAAAGATTCAACTCTTAAAAACATTGATACAATGGAAAAACAGTTAAAATCAATGGGTGCAATGTTCAACTGGGAAAATGAAGTTATAACATGTATGCCTGAATATTATAAATGGACTCAATGGTTATTTCTTCAATTATATAAACATAATCTTGCATACAGAAAAAATGCACCTGTAAACTGGTGTCCTTCATGTAACACAGTTCTTGCAAATGAACAGGTTGTTGATGGATGCTGTGAAAGATGTGGAACAGAAGTTGTACGAAAAGATCTTACTCAGTGGTTCTTTAAAATAACTGATTATGCAGATGAACTTATAGATAAACTTGATACTTTAGACTGGCCAGAAAAAACTAAAGCAATGCAGAAACATTGGATTGGACGTTCTTATGGTGCAGAAGTTAAATTTAAAGTTAAAGATTCAGATTTAGATTTTTCAGTATTTACAACAAGAGCAGATACATTAAACGGAGTTACATATGTAGTTCTTGCTCCAGAAAATAAATTAGTAGACAAATTAACTACTGACGAAAATAAAAAATCTGTCGAAGATTATAAAGTATATGCTGCAAAACAGTCAGAAATAGAAAGACAATCTATAACTAAAGAAAAAAGCGGTGTATTTACTGGTTCTTATGCTATAAATCCTATAAACGGACGTGAAGTTCCAATATGGATTTCAGATTACGTTCTTTCTACATATGGTACAGGATGCGTTATGGCTGTTCCTGCTCATGATGAAAGAGATTTTGCATTTGCTACAAAATTTAATCTTCCAATAGAAAGAGTAATAACAAATAAAGACCATACTGATCCTGAGCTTCCTTATTGTGAACATGGATATTTAGTTAATTCAGGAAAATTTGATGGACTTGAAACTACAGAAGCTAAGAAAAAATTAATTGAAGAACTTGAAAAAGAGAAAAACGGAAAGATGAAAGTAAATTATAGACTTCGTGACTGGCTCGTTTCAAGACAAAGATACTGGGGAGCACCTATTCCTGTTATACACTGTGATCACTGTGGAATAGTTCCTGTACCTGAAGATCAATTACCAGTTGAGCTTCCATATGATGTTGAATTTACTCCTGATGGAAAATCACCTCTTAGTAAGTCAGAGAAATTTATGAATACAACTTGTCCTGTTTGTGGAAGACCTGCAAAAAGAGATCCTGATACACTTGATACATTTGTATGTTCTTCATGGTATTACTTAAGATATCCTGATAACAAAAATGCTGATATGCCTTTTGATCCTGAAATAATAAACAAGATGCTTCCAGTAGATAAATATGTAGGTGGACCAGAACATGCATGTATGCATTTATTATATGCAAGATTTGTAACTAAAGCTTTAAGAGATATGGGATACTTAAAATTTGATGAACCATTCTTAAGTTTAAGACATCAAGGCTTAATTCTTGGACCAGACGGACTTAAAATGAGTAAATCAAAAGGAAATACAATTTCACCTGATAAATATATAAAGATGTATGGTGCTGATGTATTTAGAATGTACCTTGAATTTGGTTTTGCATATTCAGAAGGTGGTGCATGGAGCGATGATGGAATTAAATCAATTTCTAAGTTCGTTGACAGAATGGAAAGAATTATTGAATCTTGCAAAGAATTAATTGATCAAAATAAAGGAAAAAATGATTCAATCTCATCTGATGAAAAAGAATTAAACTACTGGAGAAATTCAAGCATAAAAGGATGCGGCGAAGATGCTGAGAAGATGCAATTTAACACATCAATCGCAAGAATAATGGAATTTGTAAATTCATTAAATAAATATACTCAATCAAAGAATATAAACGCATCACTACTTACTGATACCGTTAATGATCTTATAAAGATATTAGCACCATTTGCACCTCATTTTTCAGAAGAAATGTGGAATCTTATGGGACATAATACATCAATCTTTAATGAAAAATGGCCTGACTTTGATAAAAAAGCACTTGTTAAAGATGAAGTTGAAATTGCAATTCAGGTAAACGGAAAAATAAAATCAAAAGTAACTATTGCGTCAGATGCATCTGAAGATGAAATAAAAGAAATTTCTCTTAAAGATGAAAATATAGTTAAAGCTACAGAAGGAAAGAATATAGTTAAAGTTATTGTAATAAAAGGAAGACTTGTTAATATAGTTGCAAAATAA
- the rpoN gene encoding RNA polymerase factor sigma-54 — MDLSFDMKIVQKQKLTLTPKMKQKIEILQMSMYDLSEKIDAEFQENPVIEIDENYKKNDDFMKMSEKITDEYVSPFNFIEKKKSLSEYLYEQIYEENIEKTYRKICIYIIDSINSDGYLKTSLEEIAEKTKRSKDEVLHALKIVQNLEPFGIGARSIKECLIIQAEKLLICDENMRKIINNYLEDISKSKFKPISENLLISEKDVQRYSDMIKKLEPKPARGFYTGDETEFVIPDAKIKNLDGNLIIIMNDSLIPHLSINETYKSILNEKENNETKKYIKKNLNKAFFLMKAIDDRKTTVYKILECLLKKQRDFFKKGKKYIKPLNLVDVSDTIGMNESTVSRAIKDKYILTEFGTIRIKYLFAQGFNNKADLSKNSIKNRIKDIIDSEDIKKPFSDQKIADILKKENIKISRRAVTKYREQLLIKSSHERKRV; from the coding sequence ATGGATTTATCTTTTGATATGAAAATAGTCCAGAAACAGAAACTTACTCTTACACCTAAGATGAAACAGAAGATAGAAATTCTTCAAATGTCAATGTATGATTTAAGCGAAAAAATAGATGCTGAATTTCAGGAAAATCCTGTAATAGAGATAGATGAAAATTATAAAAAAAATGATGATTTCATGAAGATGTCAGAAAAAATAACGGATGAATATGTGTCACCATTTAATTTTATAGAAAAAAAGAAATCGTTGTCTGAATATCTATATGAACAGATATATGAGGAAAACATAGAGAAAACATATAGAAAAATTTGCATATACATAATAGATTCAATAAATAGTGATGGCTATTTAAAAACATCTTTAGAAGAAATAGCAGAAAAAACAAAAAGAAGTAAGGATGAAGTTTTACATGCTTTAAAAATAGTTCAAAATCTTGAGCCTTTTGGAATTGGAGCTCGCAGCATAAAAGAGTGTTTAATAATTCAAGCAGAAAAATTATTAATATGTGATGAAAATATGAGAAAGATAATAAATAATTATCTTGAAGATATATCAAAATCTAAATTCAAACCGATTTCAGAAAACCTTTTGATATCAGAAAAAGATGTTCAAAGATATTCTGACATGATAAAAAAGCTGGAGCCAAAACCTGCAAGAGGATTTTACACGGGTGATGAAACAGAATTTGTAATTCCAGATGCGAAAATAAAAAATTTAGATGGAAATTTGATAATAATAATGAACGATTCTCTTATTCCGCATTTATCAATAAACGAAACTTATAAAAGTATTTTGAATGAAAAAGAAAATAATGAGACAAAAAAATACATAAAAAAGAATCTTAATAAAGCATTTTTTTTAATGAAAGCGATAGATGATAGAAAGACAACAGTTTATAAGATATTAGAATGTCTTTTAAAAAAGCAGAGAGACTTTTTTAAAAAAGGAAAAAAATACATAAAACCACTCAATTTAGTAGATGTATCAGATACTATAGGTATGAATGAATCTACTGTAAGTAGGGCTATTAAAGATAAATATATTTTGACTGAATTTGGAACAATAAGAATAAAATATTTGTTTGCACAAGGTTTTAATAACAAAGCTGATTTATCTAAAAATAGTATAAAGAATAGAATAAAGGACATTATAGATTCAGAAGATATAAAGAAGCCTTTTTCGGATCAAAAAATAGCAGATATACTAAAAAAGGAAAATATAAAAATATCAAGAAGAGCGGTTACAAAATACAGGGAGCAGCTTTTGATAAAATCTTCCCATGAAAGAAAAAGAGTATAA
- a CDS encoding sodium:alanine symporter family protein, whose amino-acid sequence MSSAQSFFGAIDDFIWGPPLLILLVGTGVYLTLRLKLLQIFKLPLALKYVFGKDSRKTDEENGDVSSFAALCTALSATIGTGNIVGVATAIKLGGPGALFWMWIAAFFGIATKYSESLLAVKYRVKGENGEMCGGPMYYIQNGLGMKWLAKLFAFFGIGVAFFGIGTFTQVNSISAAAETFNIPKIFTAVVVTLLVALVTLGGIKRISKVAEKMVPFMAIAYVLGAFVVILFNISNVPSAVSLIIRSAFNPQAVGGALSGTLISVAIKSGVARGVFSNESGLGSAPIAAAAAKIKSPAKQGLISMTGTFFDTIIVCTMTGLVIVLTSGTTGVFEVGATIEGAGLTTAAFEAGIPVAIFGKYIVNIGLLFFAFTTILGWNYYGEKCIQYLLGTKSIKPYKIIYIILVAIGPFLSLELIFTVADIVNGCMAIPNLIGLIGLRKVIISETEKFFKELKDEKNDTEILEA is encoded by the coding sequence ATGTCATCTGCACAGTCTTTTTTTGGTGCAATAGATGATTTTATATGGGGACCGCCGCTATTAATTCTATTAGTAGGGACAGGTGTGTATCTTACACTTCGTCTTAAACTTCTACAAATTTTCAAACTTCCACTTGCTTTAAAATACGTATTCGGAAAAGACAGTAGAAAAACTGATGAAGAAAATGGTGATGTATCAAGCTTTGCAGCTTTATGTACAGCACTTTCAGCTACAATAGGTACAGGTAATATCGTAGGAGTTGCAACAGCAATAAAACTCGGAGGACCTGGAGCTCTTTTTTGGATGTGGATTGCAGCCTTTTTTGGAATTGCAACTAAGTATTCGGAATCACTTCTTGCAGTTAAATACAGAGTTAAAGGTGAAAACGGAGAAATGTGTGGAGGACCTATGTATTATATACAAAACGGTCTTGGAATGAAGTGGCTTGCAAAATTATTTGCGTTTTTTGGAATAGGAGTTGCCTTTTTTGGAATAGGAACATTTACTCAGGTAAATTCTATTTCAGCAGCAGCTGAAACTTTTAATATACCTAAGATATTTACAGCAGTTGTAGTTACGCTACTAGTTGCACTTGTTACTCTTGGAGGAATAAAGAGAATATCAAAAGTTGCAGAAAAGATGGTTCCATTTATGGCAATTGCTTATGTACTTGGTGCTTTTGTTGTAATTTTATTTAACATTTCAAACGTTCCGTCTGCAGTTTCTTTAATAATAAGAAGTGCGTTTAACCCACAGGCAGTAGGAGGAGCACTTTCTGGTACATTAATTTCAGTAGCTATAAAAAGTGGTGTTGCAAGAGGAGTATTCTCAAATGAATCAGGACTTGGTAGTGCACCAATAGCAGCAGCCGCAGCAAAAATTAAATCACCTGCAAAACAGGGACTTATTTCTATGACAGGAACATTCTTTGATACAATAATAGTTTGTACAATGACTGGACTTGTAATAGTATTAACAAGCGGCACTACAGGAGTGTTTGAAGTTGGTGCTACAATTGAAGGAGCAGGACTTACAACAGCAGCATTTGAAGCTGGTATACCCGTTGCAATTTTTGGAAAATACATTGTTAATATAGGACTTTTATTCTTTGCATTTACAACAATACTTGGATGGAACTATTATGGAGAAAAATGTATCCAGTATTTACTTGGAACAAAGTCTATAAAACCATATAAAATAATATACATAATTCTTGTTGCTATAGGACCATTTTTATCATTAGAGCTAATATTTACAGTAGCAGATATAGTAAATGGATGTATGGCTATTCCAAACCTTATCGGACTTATTGGACTTAGAAAAGTAATAATAAGTGAAACTGAAAAGTTCTTTAAAGAACTTAAAGATGAAAAAAACGATACTGAAATTTTAGAAGCATAG